One Dromiciops gliroides isolate mDroGli1 chromosome 3, mDroGli1.pri, whole genome shotgun sequence DNA segment encodes these proteins:
- the LOC122747548 gene encoding 60S ribosomal protein L12-like gives MLVAPSSWWWRCNFFWSSQIWVHLTLAATLQRPGQAFTFVAAVPPKFDPNEIKVMFLRCPGSEVGSTSVVAPKIGPLDLSPKKVGEVIAKSIGNWKGLRITVKFTIQNTQGQTEVVPSASALIIKALKESPPDRKKIYNIKHSGNISLDETISIAQQMRHWFLARELHRFIKEILGTAQSVGCNINGRHSHDVIDNINSGAVECPAS, from the exons ATGCTTGTGGCTCCCAGTTCCTGGTGGTGGAGGTGCAACTTCTTTTGGTCATCCCAAATCTGGGTTCATCTGACACTAGCAGCCACCCTACAGCGTCCAGGCCAAGCCTTCACCTTTGTCGCTGCCGTGCCACCCAAATTTGACCCTAATGAAATTAAAGTCATGTTTTTAAGGTGCCCTGGCAGTGAAGTTGGTTCCACATCAGTTGTGGCCCCCAAAATTGGTCCCTTGGATTTGTCTCCCAAAAAGGTGGGTGAAGTCATTGCCAAGTCAATTGGCAACTGGAAAGGGCTAAGGATCACAGTGAAATTTACCATTCAGAACACACAGGGCCAAACTGAGGTTGTGCCTTCTGCTTCAGCCTTGATCATCAAAGCCCTAAAGGAATCTCCTCCAGacagaaaaaagatatata atataaaacacagtgGAAACATCAGTCTGGATGAGACCATCAGCATTGCTCAACAGATGAGGCACTGGTTCTTGGCAAGAGAGCTCCATAGATTCATTAAAGAGATCCTTGGAACAGCCCAGTCTGTGGGCTGCAACATTAATGGCAGGCattctcatgatgtcattgataaCATCAATAGTGGTGCTGTTGAATGCCCAGCAAGTTAA